One genomic region from Chitinophagaceae bacterium encodes:
- a CDS encoding nucleotidyltransferase domain-containing protein has translation MNKYIDIAKEIILKHISNMEYAVFLFGSRATNNYQFHSDIDIGILGEKPVSKQLISDLQDILSESIVPFTVDIVDFYSVKNAFKKEALKHIVVWNKPKNIQIVSTN, from the coding sequence ATGAATAAATACATAGATATTGCAAAAGAAATAATATTAAAGCATATTAGTAATATGGAATATGCCGTTTTTCTATTTGGCAGTAGGGCTACAAATAATTATCAATTTCATTCAGATATAGATATAGGTATACTTGGAGAAAAACCTGTCAGTAAACAACTCATAAGTGATCTACAAGATATTTTGTCAGAATCAATAGTTCCTTTTACGGTAGATATAGTAGATTTTTATTCTGTAAAAAATGCCTTTAAAAAAGAGGCGTTAAAACACATAGTAGTATGGAACAAACCAAAAAATATACAGATAGTATCCACAAATTAA
- the pseC gene encoding UDP-4-amino-4,6-dideoxy-N-acetyl-beta-L-altrosamine transaminase — translation MNTIIPYGKQNIQQEDIEAVITALQSDYLTQGPKIQEFEEAFAQYIGCKYAVAVANGTAALHLCTLALGVKEGQKVITTPITFAASANCVRYCGGEVVFADIDSHTYLLDISSVRNILENAPKGTYKGIIPVDFAGNPVNLEAFKTLADEYGLWIIEDACHAPGGHFIDNKKNKQNCGNGNFADLAIFSFHPVKHIACGEGGMITTNNEKLYQKLLVLRTHGITKDVRLFQNNTLFANGVENTSYPGWYMEMQELGFNYRITDFQAALGASQLKRANIGLEKRKEIASKYYSFFKDKKYIKGQSGIIDGHAYHLYIMEVEKRLELYNYLKKNNIFAQIHYIPCHLMPYYRNLGWDEGDIPNAENYYKHCISLPMYPTLTPEEQQYVIEKIHSFYE, via the coding sequence ATGAATACAATAATCCCTTACGGAAAACAAAACATTCAACAAGAAGATATAGAAGCGGTAATTACTGCATTACAGTCAGATTACCTTACTCAAGGTCCAAAGATTCAAGAATTTGAAGAGGCATTTGCTCAATACATTGGATGCAAATATGCGGTAGCTGTAGCTAATGGAACCGCAGCTCTACATTTATGTACTCTTGCATTAGGGGTAAAAGAAGGACAAAAAGTAATTACCACTCCTATTACTTTTGCCGCTTCTGCTAATTGTGTGCGTTATTGTGGGGGTGAGGTTGTATTTGCGGATATAGATTCTCATACCTATCTTTTAGATATTTCATCGGTGAGAAACATACTTGAAAATGCTCCAAAAGGAACCTATAAAGGAATAATTCCAGTTGATTTCGCTGGAAATCCCGTGAATCTGGAGGCTTTTAAAACATTAGCAGACGAATATGGATTATGGATTATAGAAGACGCGTGTCATGCACCTGGAGGACACTTTATTGACAACAAAAAAAATAAACAAAACTGTGGGAATGGAAATTTTGCTGACTTGGCTATTTTTTCTTTTCATCCTGTAAAACATATAGCCTGTGGTGAAGGCGGTATGATAACCACTAATAATGAAAAATTGTATCAAAAACTACTTGTTTTAAGAACACATGGCATAACTAAGGATGTAAGATTATTTCAAAATAATACTCTTTTTGCTAATGGAGTAGAGAATACAAGTTACCCTGGTTGGTATATGGAAATGCAAGAGTTAGGATTTAATTATAGAATAACCGATTTTCAAGCTGCATTAGGAGCAAGTCAGTTAAAACGTGCAAATATAGGTTTAGAGAAAAGGAAAGAAATAGCATCAAAATATTATAGTTTTTTTAAAGATAAAAAATATATAAAAGGGCAATCAGGAATAATAGATGGGCATGCATATCATTTATATATTATGGAAGTAGAAAAAAGATTAGAATTATATAATTATTTAAAAAAAAATAATATATTTGCTCAGATACATTATATCCCTTGTCATCTTATGCCTTATTATAGAAATTTGGGATGGGATGAGGGTGATATACCGAACGCAGAAAATTATTATAAACACTGTATAAGTTTGCCAATGTATCCTACTTTAACACCTGAAGAACAGCAATATGTTATAGAAAAAATACATAGTTTTTATGAATAA
- the pseB gene encoding UDP-N-acetylglucosamine 4,6-dehydratase (inverting), whose protein sequence is MFNNKVILITGGTGSLGRALTKTIFERYPDVKKLIIYSRDEQKQFLMAQEYPESVYKNIRFFIGDVRDFDRMKRSLMSVDYVIHAAAMKHVPIAEYNPDECVKTNIGGAENVIRASLETSVQRVVALSTDKACAPINLYGATKLTSDKLFVAANNIRGSNPIRFSVVRYGNVMGSNGSVIPFFMNKKKTGTIPITDPNMTRFNISLQEGVDMVLHALENAWGGELFVPKIPSYKITDVAEAIAPECKKEIVGIRPGEKIHEEMITSSDSFTTYDLGKYYVILSQLTNWNLDDYIAVHNAIKVPEGFNYSSGKNTEWLTVENIRSLIQKYLYPDFQV, encoded by the coding sequence ATGTTCAACAATAAAGTTATTCTTATCACCGGTGGCACGGGATCTCTTGGAAGAGCACTTACAAAAACCATTTTTGAAAGATATCCAGATGTTAAAAAACTCATTATTTACTCCCGAGACGAACAAAAACAGTTCTTGATGGCTCAAGAATATCCCGAGAGTGTGTATAAAAACATTCGTTTTTTTATCGGAGACGTTCGTGATTTTGATAGAATGAAACGGTCGCTTATGAGTGTAGATTACGTTATCCATGCTGCCGCTATGAAACATGTTCCTATTGCAGAGTATAACCCCGATGAATGTGTGAAGACAAATATTGGTGGTGCTGAAAATGTCATACGGGCTTCATTAGAAACTTCCGTTCAAAGAGTTGTAGCTCTTTCTACTGATAAGGCATGTGCTCCTATAAATCTCTATGGAGCTACAAAACTTACATCGGATAAACTCTTTGTCGCTGCCAATAACATTAGAGGATCAAATCCTATTCGTTTTTCAGTGGTAAGATATGGTAATGTGATGGGATCGAACGGATCTGTAATACCTTTTTTTATGAACAAGAAAAAAACAGGCACTATTCCTATAACAGACCCTAACATGACAAGGTTTAATATTTCTTTACAAGAAGGGGTAGACATGGTCTTGCATGCTTTAGAAAATGCGTGGGGAGGGGAGCTGTTTGTCCCTAAAATACCATCATACAAAATTACAGACGTTGCTGAAGCAATTGCACCCGAATGTAAAAAAGAAATTGTGGGAATAAGACCGGGTGAAAAAATACATGAAGAAATGATTACATCATCCGATTCTTTCACTACATACGATTTAGGAAAATACTATGTAATTCTGTCTCAACTCACCAATTGGAATTTAGATGATTATATTGCTGTACATAACGCTATAAAAGTTCCCGAAGGATTCAACTATTCATCAGGGAAAAATACAGAATGGTTAACTGTAGAAAATATTCGTTCCCTCATCCAAAAATATCTATATCCTGATTTTCAAGTATAA
- a CDS encoding imidazole glycerol phosphate synthase cyclase subunit, which translates to MLKIRIIPILTFNGFALVKTKQFRNHRMVGSPIQSAKIYNNREVDELIFLDIFASKQQRKINLKIVSDIIKECFMPVGIGGGITSLQDINDLLKIGADKVVIKSTALLNKQFIEESASFFGSQCIAISVDVYKDSQSQYKVYNDFGLDIHMTDFMRDAQNAGAGEFILNSVDNDGMMQGFDIDMVKQAEKIIKIPLVVVGGGGNLEHYKALFSETNCTAVGSASIFHFTQYTPLDIKKTLKSIGKPVRV; encoded by the coding sequence ATGCTTAAGATTCGAATAATACCTATTCTTACTTTTAATGGGTTTGCATTGGTAAAAACAAAACAATTTCGTAATCATAGAATGGTTGGTAGCCCAATTCAATCAGCGAAGATCTATAACAACAGAGAAGTTGATGAACTTATTTTTTTAGATATTTTTGCTTCCAAACAACAACGAAAGATAAATTTAAAAATCGTAAGCGATATAATAAAGGAATGTTTCATGCCAGTAGGAATAGGAGGAGGAATAACATCTTTGCAAGATATTAATGACTTACTAAAAATAGGAGCTGATAAGGTTGTAATAAAAAGTACAGCTCTCTTAAATAAACAATTTATTGAAGAATCTGCTTCTTTTTTTGGTTCCCAATGCATCGCTATTTCCGTGGATGTCTATAAAGATTCTCAAAGTCAATATAAAGTATATAACGATTTTGGATTAGATATTCACATGACAGATTTTATGAGAGACGCCCAAAATGCAGGTGCTGGGGAATTCATCTTAAATTCTGTAGATAATGATGGAATGATGCAAGGATTTGATATAGACATGGTTAAACAGGCAGAAAAAATCATAAAAATACCATTAGTAGTTGTAGGAGGAGGAGGAAATTTAGAACATTATAAAGCACTATTTTCTGAAACTAACTGTACAGCTGTAGGATCTGCGAGTATATTCCATTTTACTCAATACACTCCATTAGATATAAAAAAGACACTTAAAAGTATTGGAAAACCAGTGAGGGTATGA
- a CDS encoding class I SAM-dependent methyltransferase, whose translation MNKCKLCGSNKLAKLQTIDVKRVSSFYKFDVSKFFLSDSFDIYQCLECDIKSFDRALPGDSDFYDILQELDYYYEELKKEFLFAIKKIGELNPKNILEVGAGRGYFLKKIKNNFSVKASELSEKSIQHLKKEGIELDTPKDIYDFICSFQVFEHVDDIKGILDFCDKKLVSGGYILISVPNNASEYFQEIFCCLDYPPHHMHQYSKKSLESIGRVMNYEVIDYWTESIRIEHFAAIIREKREIITKNSKYRGIIKKMAHLLDIVLLPYFFYENKFIGHTHTMVYKKTT comes from the coding sequence ATGAATAAATGTAAACTATGTGGGAGTAACAAGTTGGCAAAACTGCAAACAATAGATGTAAAAAGAGTTTCCTCTTTTTATAAGTTTGATGTTTCTAAGTTTTTTTTAAGTGATTCATTTGATATATATCAATGTTTAGAATGTGATATTAAATCTTTTGACAGAGCTTTACCTGGTGATTCTGATTTTTATGATATACTTCAAGAATTGGATTATTACTATGAAGAACTTAAAAAAGAATTTTTATTTGCCATTAAAAAAATTGGAGAATTAAATCCAAAGAATATTTTAGAAGTAGGGGCAGGAAGAGGTTATTTTCTAAAAAAAATAAAAAATAATTTTTCGGTAAAAGCAAGTGAACTCAGTGAAAAAAGTATACAGCACTTAAAAAAGGAAGGTATAGAACTAGATACTCCAAAGGATATTTATGATTTTATTTGCTCGTTTCAGGTCTTTGAGCATGTCGATGATATTAAGGGGATATTAGATTTTTGTGACAAAAAACTGGTTTCAGGAGGTTATATACTCATTTCGGTCCCGAATAATGCATCGGAGTATTTTCAAGAAATTTTTTGTTGTTTAGATTATCCTCCTCATCACATGCATCAGTATAGCAAAAAATCATTAGAAAGTATTGGAAGAGTAATGAACTATGAAGTTATCGATTATTGGACGGAATCGATAAGGATTGAACACTTTGCTGCTATAATCAGAGAAAAAAGAGAAATAATAACAAAAAATTCAAAATACAGAGGGATAATAAAAAAGATGGCTCATTTATTAGATATAGTGTTACTTCCTTATTTTTTTTATGAAAATAAATTTATAGGACATACTCACACAATGGTTTACAAAAAAACAACATAA
- a CDS encoding methyltransferase domain-containing protein, with protein sequence MMQLLNIACGNRYHKDWINIDFYANNSDIKKVNILSGLPFKDNSFDVAYSSHFFEHLHTQDATFVISEVYRVLKKGGILRIVVPDLEGVCKEYIKMIDLASKNMDYKQQYEWMTLELLDQMVRVESGGNMGKLYQKITNEQNKSLADYILYRVGEDLLQPKNEIPKTCNFLKKSQKINVNFIQNKVLFLYLGIIRRLIPKNLRNIIFINTSIGEKHLWMYDKISLQTLFEKAGFKDIAIHRFNTSSIPYFNNYILDIKDDGTSYKGVSSIYMEGIK encoded by the coding sequence ATGATGCAACTATTAAATATTGCCTGTGGTAATCGATATCACAAAGATTGGATAAATATAGATTTTTATGCCAATAATTCAGATATAAAAAAGGTAAATATTCTTTCGGGACTTCCTTTTAAAGACAATTCTTTTGACGTTGCTTATAGTAGCCATTTCTTTGAACATTTACATACTCAAGATGCAACCTTTGTTATATCTGAAGTATACAGAGTACTCAAAAAAGGAGGAATTTTAAGAATAGTAGTTCCCGATTTGGAAGGGGTATGTAAAGAATATATAAAGATGATTGATTTGGCTTCTAAAAATATGGACTACAAGCAACAATATGAATGGATGACTTTGGAACTTTTAGACCAAATGGTAAGGGTTGAGAGCGGAGGAAATATGGGGAAACTCTATCAAAAGATAACCAATGAACAAAACAAGTCATTAGCAGATTATATCTTGTATAGAGTAGGTGAAGATCTTCTTCAGCCGAAAAACGAAATTCCTAAAACATGTAATTTCTTAAAAAAATCACAAAAAATAAATGTTAATTTTATACAGAATAAAGTTCTATTTCTATATCTCGGAATAATACGTCGTCTCATCCCTAAAAATCTCAGAAATATTATATTTATAAATACGAGTATAGGAGAAAAACATTTATGGATGTATGATAAAATATCATTACAAACTCTCTTTGAAAAAGCAGGTTTTAAGGATATAGCTATTCATAGATTTAATACGAGTAGTATTCCATATTTTAATAACTATATTTTAGATATAAAAGATGATGGAACTTCCTATAAGGGAGTGAGTTCTATTTATATGGAAGGAATAAAATAA
- the pseI gene encoding pseudaminic acid synthase produces the protein MIYKKNVFIIAELSANHNGSLKNAIETIKAAKRTGADAIKLQTYTADTITIDSDKEDFIIKGTIWNKRRLHELYMEAYTPWEWHPELFRIAKEEGLICFSSPFDKTAVDFLETLDTPIYKIASFEITDIPLIEYVAQKNKPVIISTGIAEYEDIKLAVDTCRSVGNNDITLLKCTSSYPAPVEESNLIMMEKFAEDFGVKVGLSDHTLGITVPVVSVAMGASVIEKHFILDRSIGGPDASFSLNEEEFTLMVKTVREAEKSIGQVNYSLTAKQKEGRVFSRSLYVVKNIHAGEVITEEYVRSIRPGFGLHPKYLKDILGKKAKKDLQKGDRFDLDFV, from the coding sequence ATGATTTATAAAAAAAATGTATTTATTATTGCAGAACTTTCAGCAAATCACAATGGGAGTTTGAAGAATGCAATAGAAACAATAAAAGCTGCTAAGAGAACAGGAGCAGATGCCATTAAGTTACAAACATATACAGCAGATACTATTACTATAGATTCTGATAAAGAGGACTTTATTATAAAAGGAACTATCTGGAATAAAAGAAGATTACATGAGTTATATATGGAAGCATACACTCCATGGGAATGGCATCCAGAATTATTTAGGATAGCAAAAGAGGAAGGGTTAATATGTTTTTCCTCTCCTTTTGATAAAACGGCAGTAGATTTTTTAGAAACTCTTGATACTCCTATTTATAAAATAGCTTCTTTCGAGATAACAGATATTCCACTTATTGAATATGTGGCTCAAAAAAATAAACCCGTTATTATCTCCACAGGAATAGCAGAGTATGAAGATATAAAACTTGCAGTAGATACTTGTAGGAGTGTTGGCAATAACGATATTACGCTTTTAAAATGTACATCCTCTTACCCTGCTCCAGTGGAAGAATCAAATCTTATTATGATGGAAAAGTTTGCAGAAGACTTTGGGGTAAAAGTCGGGTTATCTGACCATACATTAGGTATAACAGTTCCTGTGGTTTCTGTAGCTATGGGAGCTTCTGTTATTGAAAAACATTTCATTTTAGATAGAAGTATTGGGGGACCGGATGCCTCTTTTTCACTTAATGAAGAAGAATTCACATTAATGGTGAAAACTGTCAGAGAGGCTGAAAAATCTATAGGGCAAGTAAATTATTCTCTCACCGCAAAACAAAAAGAAGGAAGGGTTTTTTCCCGTTCTCTATATGTAGTAAAGAATATACATGCTGGAGAAGTGATAACAGAAGAGTATGTACGCTCTATTCGTCCTGGATTTGGCTTACATCCAAAATATTTGAAAGATATACTCGGTAAAAAAGCAAAAAAAGACTTACAAAAAGGGGATAGATTTGATTTAGATTTTGTTTAG
- a CDS encoding N-acetyl sugar amidotransferase, whose translation MNIQYCKRCVFPETKPDLFFNEQGVCSACIAADEKNNNIDWVKRKNDFFEIIEHYKSKNDVGYDCIIPVSGGKDSTYQAYFMKYVCGFNPICVCFETTYITDLGQRNLDNISKMGMDVIHFKKNHEVYKKMVVENFKRVGDEMWPNHIGIFTIPVMFAVAMNIPLIIWGENPQQEYGGPSLESVKNRILNRQWLEEFGGLLGNRIQDMIGIQGITKKELTPYFYPSDEDINRVGVTGIFLGHYFFWDARKQLEIVKKYGFSVKEDGPIEGTYTNYENLDERLVGLHDYLKYVKYGFGRATDHACIDIRNGRLTREQGVKLIKEYDGKYPFYGVAEFIKYSGLSKQEIDCVIDSFTNPAIFIQNPDGSFKKDSNGNLVKKFDVQ comes from the coding sequence ATGAACATTCAATATTGTAAAAGATGTGTATTTCCGGAAACTAAGCCTGATTTATTCTTTAATGAACAGGGAGTGTGTTCTGCTTGCATAGCAGCTGATGAAAAAAATAACAACATAGATTGGGTAAAAAGAAAAAATGATTTTTTTGAAATAATCGAACACTATAAATCTAAAAATGATGTAGGGTATGATTGTATTATTCCAGTAAGTGGAGGTAAGGATAGTACATACCAGGCTTATTTTATGAAGTACGTTTGTGGATTTAACCCCATTTGTGTTTGTTTTGAAACTACATATATTACAGATTTAGGGCAAAGAAATCTAGATAATATTAGCAAAATGGGAATGGATGTTATCCATTTTAAAAAAAACCATGAAGTTTATAAAAAAATGGTTGTAGAGAACTTTAAAAGAGTAGGAGATGAGATGTGGCCAAATCATATAGGAATTTTTACTATTCCCGTAATGTTTGCCGTCGCTATGAATATTCCATTAATTATTTGGGGAGAAAATCCTCAACAAGAATATGGAGGACCTTCTTTAGAGTCCGTAAAAAACAGAATTTTAAATAGGCAATGGTTAGAAGAATTTGGTGGCTTACTCGGAAATAGAATACAGGATATGATTGGAATACAGGGAATAACAAAAAAAGAATTAACTCCTTATTTCTATCCATCTGATGAAGATATAAATAGAGTGGGCGTTACTGGGATTTTTTTAGGCCACTATTTTTTTTGGGATGCCAGAAAACAATTAGAGATAGTGAAAAAATACGGCTTTTCGGTGAAGGAAGATGGACCCATAGAGGGAACGTATACTAATTATGAAAATCTTGATGAAAGGTTGGTGGGCCTACACGATTATCTAAAGTATGTAAAATATGGATTTGGACGTGCAACAGATCATGCTTGTATTGATATAAGAAATGGTCGGTTGACACGTGAACAGGGCGTAAAATTGATTAAGGAGTACGATGGTAAATATCCTTTTTATGGTGTGGCAGAATTTATAAAATATTCAGGATTATCCAAACAAGAGATAGACTGTGTAATAGATTCTTTTACCAATCCAGCTATTTTTATTCAAAATCCAGATGGGTCATTCAAAAAAGATTCTAACGGAAATCTTGTAAAAAAATTTGATGTTCAATAA
- the hisH gene encoding imidazole glycerol phosphate synthase subunit HisH, whose product MSYKAVIIDYDMGNVASVQKALHFLNIENKLSSDHKDIENARYIILPGVGSFKQGMQNLIKRDLIDILHKEVIIKKKPFLGICIGMHLLATQGTEFGGCNGLGWIKGVVKQIEEPDKNLPHMGWNELHIKKSFFMNAIDGKDFYFIHSYHFDVEDSQNVVATFNYGKDYVAVIEKENILATQFHPEKSQKKGMELLHQFFTRYA is encoded by the coding sequence ATGTCTTATAAGGCAGTTATTATAGATTACGATATGGGAAATGTAGCTTCCGTTCAGAAGGCTCTTCATTTCCTGAATATTGAAAACAAACTTTCTTCTGATCACAAGGATATAGAAAATGCACGGTATATAATACTTCCCGGTGTCGGATCTTTTAAACAGGGCATGCAAAATTTGATAAAGAGGGATCTTATAGATATTTTGCACAAGGAAGTAATTATAAAAAAGAAACCTTTTTTAGGTATTTGTATTGGTATGCATTTGTTGGCTACACAGGGGACAGAATTTGGTGGGTGTAACGGGCTCGGATGGATAAAAGGGGTAGTAAAACAAATAGAAGAACCGGATAAAAATCTTCCACATATGGGATGGAATGAGTTACATATAAAAAAAAGTTTTTTTATGAATGCGATAGACGGAAAAGATTTTTATTTTATTCATAGTTATCATTTCGATGTAGAAGATAGTCAAAACGTTGTGGCAACGTTCAATTATGGAAAAGATTATGTAGCCGTAATTGAAAAAGAAAATATATTAGCAACACAATTTCATCCTGAAAAAAGTCAAAAAAAGGGAATGGAGTTACTACATCAGTTTTTCACACGATATGCTTAA
- the pseF gene encoding pseudaminic acid cytidylyltransferase, producing MKTIAIIPARGGSKRIPRKNIKDFLGKPIIAYSIESAFSLNMFDEVMVSTDDREIAEVAKKYGAKVPFMRSEKNADDLATTYDVLEEVLLSYKNLGREFEYACCIYPCAPLINLVYLKEAFNKITSINYDTVFPLSAFNRPIQKAYKLSDGKVDFVYREYDLIRTQDLENSYYDAGQFYFFRVENVLSKGMLITTNTGGVVVSEIEVQDIDNEVDWQLAEIKYKYLNKIISNHV from the coding sequence TTGAAAACAATAGCGATTATCCCTGCACGAGGAGGAAGTAAACGTATCCCTCGAAAAAATATAAAAGATTTCTTAGGGAAACCCATCATTGCTTATTCTATTGAATCGGCGTTTTCGTTGAACATGTTTGATGAAGTGATGGTTTCAACAGATGATAGAGAAATAGCTGAGGTAGCAAAAAAATATGGGGCAAAGGTGCCTTTTATGCGAAGTGAAAAAAACGCTGATGATCTTGCTACTACTTATGACGTTTTAGAAGAGGTTCTTCTATCATATAAGAATCTTGGAAGAGAATTTGAGTATGCTTGTTGTATCTATCCTTGTGCTCCGTTAATAAATCTTGTATATTTGAAGGAGGCTTTTAATAAAATTACATCCATCAATTACGATACAGTATTCCCGTTATCTGCTTTTAATCGTCCTATTCAAAAGGCATACAAATTATCTGATGGTAAAGTAGATTTTGTTTATCGTGAATATGATTTAATAAGAACGCAGGATCTAGAAAATTCGTATTATGATGCCGGACAGTTTTATTTTTTTAGAGTTGAAAATGTCCTTAGTAAGGGAATGCTCATAACAACCAATACGGGAGGGGTAGTAGTATCAGAAATTGAAGTTCAAGATATAGATAACGAAGTGGACTGGCAATTAGCAGAGATAAAATATAAATATTTAAATAAAATAATAAGTAACCATGTATAA
- a CDS encoding GNAT family N-acetyltransferase, with product MKYKILKQQIFSSHKYSIVPIRYEDRFDIMKWRNQQIYHLRQAKPLTKEDQDAYFDNVVLKLFEQEKPEQILFSYLENDKCIGYGGLVHINWRDKNAEISFVMNTELEKEFFKIHWGIFLQLLEQIAFHELNFHKIFTYAFDLRPHLYEAVESKSYLKEAVLKEHYFFDGKFKNIIIHSKYNPQKITYRKMKEEDRLLMLEWANEKTARENSFSTELITIEDHTSWFHEKYRNKNAHYFICEVNNNAIGIVRFDIQDDFTVVGINLSKEFRSKGLSSIFLKDCLTFYFDYSYKPLRAFIKEENISSIKAFEKVGFKLLQKTVIKNKKSFIYELKTNDL from the coding sequence ATGAAATATAAAATTTTAAAACAACAGATTTTTTCTTCTCATAAATACAGTATTGTACCTATTCGTTATGAGGATAGATTTGATATAATGAAATGGCGTAATCAGCAAATTTATCACCTCAGACAAGCCAAGCCTCTTACTAAAGAAGACCAAGATGCTTATTTTGATAATGTAGTTTTAAAATTATTTGAACAAGAAAAACCCGAACAAATACTATTTTCTTATTTAGAAAATGATAAGTGTATTGGTTATGGAGGATTGGTACATATAAACTGGAGAGATAAAAATGCAGAGATTTCTTTTGTAATGAATACAGAGTTAGAAAAAGAATTTTTTAAAATTCATTGGGGAATTTTTTTACAGTTATTAGAGCAAATTGCTTTTCACGAATTAAATTTTCATAAGATTTTCACTTATGCTTTTGATCTTAGACCTCATTTATATGAAGCGGTAGAATCAAAAAGCTATTTAAAAGAAGCAGTTCTCAAAGAACATTATTTCTTTGACGGGAAGTTTAAAAATATTATTATCCATTCTAAATACAATCCTCAAAAAATAACCTATAGGAAAATGAAGGAAGAAGATAGGTTATTAATGCTGGAATGGGCTAATGAAAAAACCGCCAGGGAAAATTCTTTTTCTACTGAATTAATTACTATAGAAGACCATACCTCATGGTTTCATGAAAAATATAGAAATAAAAATGCACACTATTTTATTTGTGAGGTGAACAATAACGCCATCGGAATCGTAAGGTTTGATATTCAGGATGATTTTACTGTTGTTGGGATAAATCTTTCAAAAGAATTTCGGAGTAAAGGTCTATCGTCTATTTTTTTAAAGGATTGTCTAACCTTTTACTTTGACTATAGCTATAAACCTCTGAGAGCGTTTATAAAAGAAGAAAATATATCCTCTATAAAAGCTTTTGAAAAAGTTGGTTTCAAACTATTGCAAAAAACAGTAATAAAAAATAAAAAATCATTTATTTACGAACTAAAAACTAATGATTTATAA
- a CDS encoding nucleotidyltransferase substrate binding protein, with product MKAMESFQKCLSVNMFLFDKEIQDYLNNAKIQKFEYTTELLWKTMRLYLIIHKYESNDSPKGTYKDLLYK from the coding sequence ATGAAAGCAATGGAAAGCTTTCAAAAATGCTTATCAGTAAATATGTTTCTTTTTGACAAAGAAATACAAGACTATCTGAATAACGCAAAAATACAAAAATTCGAATACACCACAGAACTATTATGGAAAACTATGCGACTGTATTTGATAATACATAAATATGAAAGCAATGATTCTCCGAAAGGGACATATAAAGATTTACTATACAAATAA
- a CDS encoding FkbM family methyltransferase has product MIRKIYNTLFPENRYKNVSYSQEGEDLVLNRCFGNKKTGFYLDIGAHHPVRFSNTYLFYLRGWKGINIDAMPGSMKIFDKIRPLDINIECPVSDTIEKLTYYIFNEPALNTFSEEESQRKNGLADYKIIDEKTLTTNTLSNILSKYLPPNTPIDFMSIDVEGLDLQVLKSNNWELYKPEILLVEELFSSSKNLLNQNKKNFYLSIEEIIEQSDIYLYLKNRGYKIFAKTGNTTIYRL; this is encoded by the coding sequence ATGATACGAAAGATTTATAACACATTATTTCCTGAAAACAGATATAAAAATGTTTCTTATTCCCAAGAAGGGGAAGATTTAGTTTTAAATAGATGTTTTGGAAATAAAAAAACCGGGTTTTATTTGGATATAGGAGCACATCACCCTGTGAGATTTTCTAATACCTATTTGTTTTACTTACGTGGATGGAAAGGTATAAATATAGATGCCATGCCTGGGAGTATGAAAATATTTGATAAAATAAGACCTCTAGATATAAACATAGAATGCCCGGTATCTGACACCATAGAAAAACTAACGTATTATATTTTTAACGAACCAGCTCTCAACACATTTTCGGAAGAAGAATCACAGAGAAAAAATGGTTTAGCCGATTATAAAATCATAGACGAGAAAACACTTACAACAAATACTCTCTCAAATATTCTTTCAAAATATTTACCACCTAATACTCCAATAGATTTTATGTCTATTGACGTAGAAGGATTAGATTTGCAGGTTCTAAAATCAAACAATTGGGAACTTTATAAACCGGAAATCTTACTAGTTGAAGAACTATTTAGTAGTTCTAAAAATCTGTTGAATCAAAATAAAAAGAATTTTTACCTATCCATTGAAGAAATAATAGAACAAAGTGATATTTATTTATATCTAAAAAACAGAGGTTATAAAATATTTGCAAAAACAGGAAATACTACTATTTATAGACTATGA